In a single window of the Thermus amyloliquefaciens genome:
- the speE gene encoding polyamine aminopropyltransferase, with protein sequence MDYGMYFFEHITPFETMVRRMERVIASGRTQYQDYFLFETQGFGKVLVLDKDVQSTERDEYVYHETLVHPAMLSHPEPKTVLIVGGGEGATLREVLKHPSVERAVMVDIDGELVELAKRHMPEWHQGAFEDPRTVLIIDDARAYLEKNQDTYDVILIDLTDPVGEDNPARLLYTVEFYRLVKAHLNPGGIMGMQAGMIMLTHHRIHPVIHRTVREAFRYVRSYKNHIPGFFLNFGFLLASDAFDPAAFSEGVIEARIRERQLALRHLSAPYLEALFVLPKDIQEAIDRETLVSTDQNPFYVTPEGEARQAPYRG encoded by the coding sequence ATGGACTACGGCATGTACTTTTTTGAGCACATCACCCCCTTTGAGACCATGGTGCGGCGCATGGAGCGGGTGATCGCCTCCGGCCGCACCCAGTACCAGGACTACTTTCTCTTTGAAACCCAAGGCTTTGGCAAGGTGCTGGTCCTGGACAAGGACGTGCAGAGCACGGAAAGGGACGAGTACGTCTACCACGAAACCCTGGTCCACCCGGCCATGCTCTCCCACCCCGAGCCCAAGACCGTGCTCATCGTGGGCGGCGGGGAAGGGGCCACCCTGAGGGAGGTGCTCAAGCACCCCAGCGTGGAACGGGCGGTGATGGTGGACATCGACGGGGAGCTGGTGGAGCTGGCCAAGCGCCACATGCCCGAATGGCACCAGGGGGCCTTTGAGGACCCCCGCACGGTCCTGATCATCGACGACGCCCGGGCTTACCTGGAAAAGAACCAGGACACGTACGATGTGATCCTCATCGACCTCACGGACCCCGTGGGGGAAGACAACCCCGCCAGGCTCCTTTACACCGTGGAGTTTTACCGGCTGGTGAAGGCCCACCTGAACCCGGGGGGGATCATGGGCATGCAGGCGGGCATGATCATGCTCACCCACCACCGGATCCACCCGGTGATCCACCGCACGGTGCGGGAAGCCTTCCGCTATGTGCGCAGCTACAAGAACCACATCCCCGGCTTCTTCCTGAACTTCGGCTTCCTCCTGGCCTCGGATGCCTTTGACCCCGCCGCCTTCTCCGAAGGGGTGATCGAGGCCCGCATCCGGGAACGGCAGCTGGCCCTGCGGCACCTTTCCGCCCCCTACCTCGAGGCCCTCTTCGTCCTGCCCAAGGACATCCAAGAGGCCATTGACCGGGAAACCCTGGTGTCCACCGACCAGAACCCCTTCTACGTTACCCCGGAAGGGGAGGCCCGGCAGGCCCCTTACCGGGGCTAA
- a CDS encoding CBS and ACT domain-containing protein, whose amino-acid sequence MLVRDWMTKDPLTVAPDTPVLEAINLLKHKGFRRLPVVKDGKLVGLVTDKDLKDAMPSKATTLSVWEMNYLLSKLTVQEVMAKPVITVEADEPLEKAALLLEEKKIGGLPVMEGEKLVGIITVTDVLRAFIEVLGLKMGGLRITVDIPDVPGALAQMAQAVPPANIVSIATAAHLNGYQRLVLRVVGEDVAGVPDRLKAAGERVVDVRPG is encoded by the coding sequence ATGCTGGTCAGGGACTGGATGACCAAGGACCCCCTTACCGTGGCCCCGGATACCCCGGTGCTGGAGGCCATTAACCTTTTGAAACACAAGGGCTTCCGGCGCTTGCCGGTGGTGAAGGATGGGAAGCTCGTCGGCCTGGTCACCGACAAGGACCTCAAGGACGCCATGCCCTCCAAGGCCACCACCCTGTCGGTCTGGGAGATGAACTACCTCCTTTCCAAGCTCACCGTGCAGGAGGTGATGGCCAAGCCCGTCATTACCGTGGAGGCCGATGAGCCTTTGGAAAAGGCGGCCCTTTTGTTGGAGGAGAAGAAGATCGGCGGCCTTCCGGTGATGGAGGGGGAGAAGCTGGTGGGCATCATCACGGTGACCGATGTCCTCAGGGCCTTCATTGAGGTGCTGGGGCTGAAGATGGGGGGCTTGCGCATCACCGTGGACATCCCCGATGTGCCCGGGGCCCTGGCCCAGATGGCCCAGGCGGTGCCGCCGGCCAACATCGTTTCCATCGCCACCGCCGCCCACCTGAATGGGTACCAGCGCCTGGTCCTGAGGGTGGTGGGGGAGGATGTGGCGGGGGTTCCTGACCGGCTCAAGGCCGCGGGGGAGCGGGTGGTGGACGTACGCCCCGGCTAA
- the pheA gene encoding prephenate dehydratase — MRIAFQGTEGAYSEEALLRNFPGSTPMGFPTFHQVFEAVEAGEAELGVVPVENTTAGSINQTYDLLLESDLHVVGEIIHRVEHCLLAPKGTELKDLKAVKSHPQALAQCDGFLARMRLTPIPVYDTAGAARALSENPEPGVGAIASRRAAELYGLQILAENIEDYPHNYTRFFVIGREEAPKGEGPHKTSIVFAVRHRPGGLLEALTVFAEAGVNLTKLESRPRRDKPFSYLFYLDLEGHLEDPGPAQALLGLLRRAAFLKVLGSYPAYRNGA, encoded by the coding sequence ATGAGGATCGCCTTCCAGGGGACGGAAGGAGCCTACAGCGAGGAGGCCCTGCTCAGGAACTTTCCCGGTTCCACCCCCATGGGCTTTCCCACCTTTCACCAGGTCTTTGAGGCGGTGGAGGCGGGGGAGGCGGAGCTTGGGGTGGTGCCCGTGGAGAACACCACCGCGGGCAGCATCAACCAGACCTACGACCTGCTTCTGGAAAGCGACCTCCACGTGGTGGGGGAGATCATCCACCGGGTGGAGCACTGCCTGCTTGCCCCCAAGGGCACAGAGCTCAAAGACCTCAAGGCGGTGAAAAGCCACCCCCAGGCCCTGGCCCAGTGCGACGGCTTCCTGGCCCGCATGCGCCTTACCCCCATACCCGTTTACGACACCGCCGGGGCCGCCCGGGCCCTCTCGGAAAACCCCGAGCCCGGGGTGGGGGCCATCGCCAGCCGGCGGGCCGCGGAGCTTTATGGCCTGCAGATTCTGGCGGAGAACATTGAGGATTACCCCCACAACTACACCCGGTTCTTCGTCATCGGCCGGGAGGAGGCCCCAAAAGGGGAGGGGCCCCATAAGACCAGCATCGTCTTTGCCGTGCGCCACCGGCCCGGGGGGCTTTTGGAGGCCCTCACGGTCTTCGCCGAGGCCGGGGTGAACCTCACCAAGCTGGAGTCCCGCCCCAGACGGGACAAGCCCTTCAGCTACCTCTTCTACCTGGACCTCGAGGGCCACCTGGAGGACCCTGGCCCCGCCCAGGCCCTTCTCGGCCTCCTCCGGCGGGCCGCCTTCCTCAAGGTCCTGGGTTCCTACCCCGCCTATCGCAACGGGGCTTAG
- a CDS encoding lipid II:glycine glycyltransferase FemX: MAELVEIRDPEAWNRLVSQLPITSALQSWGWGEVKRLSGWVPRRLAVYGKEGLLGAAQVLLRPLPGGLRLAYAPRGPALARLEDLPQVARALAQGVRGTHLVLEPEAGLPAEEPPPSFPGLLPEEAIQPAYSLWLDLSQGEEALLKGMKEMHRRNARLALKRTELSVEGEEAFPEFFRLFQETNRRARLLQHAEAYYRAVLKELNQPYGEAFLAVARKDGEALAAGLFVAFAGKVDYLYGGSSRAHPEAKAPMGMHLAAIRHALGRGYRIYDLWGVPRTPEGSHAEGIWRFKEGFGGRRVQFPAYTLPLSPLYRPLKALLRLRKTWVNLRVRGNPRDVLG, translated from the coding sequence GTGGCCGAGCTTGTAGAGATCCGCGATCCCGAGGCCTGGAACCGGCTGGTTTCCCAGCTGCCCATTACCAGCGCCCTGCAGTCTTGGGGCTGGGGGGAGGTGAAGCGGCTTTCCGGCTGGGTGCCCAGGCGGCTTGCGGTGTACGGAAAGGAGGGGCTTCTGGGGGCGGCCCAGGTGTTGTTGCGCCCATTGCCTGGGGGTCTACGCCTGGCCTATGCGCCTCGAGGTCCCGCCCTGGCCCGCCTCGAGGACCTGCCCCAGGTGGCCCGGGCCCTGGCCCAGGGGGTGCGGGGCACCCACCTGGTCCTCGAGCCCGAGGCCGGGTTGCCAGCGGAGGAACCGCCCCCCAGCTTCCCGGGCCTCCTCCCGGAGGAGGCCATCCAGCCCGCCTACTCCCTGTGGTTGGACCTCAGCCAGGGGGAGGAGGCCCTCCTTAAGGGGATGAAGGAGATGCACCGCCGCAACGCCCGCCTGGCCCTGAAGCGCACGGAGCTTTCCGTGGAGGGGGAGGAGGCTTTCCCCGAGTTCTTCCGCCTTTTCCAGGAGACCAACCGCCGGGCCAGGCTCCTGCAGCACGCGGAGGCCTATTACCGGGCGGTCCTTAAGGAGTTGAACCAACCCTACGGGGAGGCCTTTTTGGCGGTGGCCCGTAAGGATGGGGAGGCCTTGGCGGCGGGGCTTTTCGTGGCCTTTGCCGGCAAGGTGGATTACCTCTACGGGGGAAGCAGCCGCGCGCACCCTGAGGCCAAGGCGCCCATGGGCATGCACCTGGCGGCCATCCGCCACGCCCTTGGCCGCGGCTACCGCATCTACGACCTTTGGGGCGTGCCCAGAACCCCAGAGGGTAGCCACGCCGAGGGCATATGGCGCTTCAAGGAGGGGTTTGGGGGCCGGCGCGTCCAGTTTCCCGCCTACACCTTGCCCCTTTCCCCCCTGTACCGTCCCCTCAAGGCCCTCCTGCGCCTGCGCAAAACCTGGGTGAACCTGCGGGTGCGGGGGAACCCGCGGGATGTGTTGGGCTAA
- a CDS encoding OmpH family outer membrane protein — MKRLSLAALLLAFGALLTPMLAQNRNVATRVGFVDADALVQAHPDYKKIQDLQAQARKELAPLEEKLKPLDQKVRSGQATAKERQDYEALLKTYQDTVKKWQDRQNPVLKPILEEVDQAIAKVAKAQGFAVVMSRQVAAQSGLVVYADDDTDLTEAVKKELRR; from the coding sequence ATGAAACGGCTTTCCCTAGCAGCCCTCCTCCTGGCCTTTGGCGCCCTGCTCACCCCCATGCTGGCCCAGAACCGGAATGTGGCCACCCGGGTGGGCTTTGTGGACGCCGATGCCCTGGTGCAGGCCCACCCCGACTATAAGAAGATCCAGGACCTCCAGGCCCAGGCCCGCAAGGAGCTGGCCCCCCTGGAGGAGAAGCTCAAGCCCCTGGACCAGAAGGTCCGTTCGGGCCAGGCCACGGCCAAGGAGCGCCAGGACTACGAGGCCCTCCTCAAGACCTACCAGGACACCGTGAAGAAGTGGCAGGACCGTCAGAACCCCGTGCTTAAGCCCATCCTGGAGGAGGTGGACCAGGCCATCGCCAAGGTGGCCAAGGCCCAGGGCTTCGCCGTGGTCATGAGCCGCCAGGTGGCCGCCCAGTCGGGGCTGGTGGTCTACGCGGACGATGACACGGACCTGACCGAGGCCGTGAAGAAGGAGCTGCGGCGCTAG
- the speD gene encoding S-adenosylmethionine decarboxylase codes for METVPGGRWVAEIYGCDLDVLENPKMVEAALLDAVMRLGAPRGSAQSVVYKFHPQGLSAAVVSPVAAVMIHTWPEDNASATLDLYFYRDGVNPEEVLKGLSRAFGAKEESAFRYWRGGEHAIRRRAFGGQQGG; via the coding sequence GTGGAAACGGTGCCGGGCGGGCGCTGGGTGGCGGAAATCTACGGTTGCGATCTGGATGTCCTGGAAAACCCCAAGATGGTGGAGGCCGCCCTCCTGGATGCGGTGATGCGCCTGGGGGCGCCTCGAGGCTCGGCCCAGTCGGTGGTGTACAAGTTCCACCCCCAAGGGCTTTCCGCCGCGGTGGTGAGCCCGGTGGCCGCGGTGATGATCCACACCTGGCCCGAGGATAACGCCTCCGCCACCTTGGACCTCTACTTCTACCGGGATGGGGTGAACCCGGAGGAGGTCTTGAAGGGGCTTTCCCGGGCCTTTGGGGCCAAGGAGGAGTCCGCCTTCCGCTATTGGCGGGGTGGGGAACACGCCATCCGGCGCCGGGCCTTCGGCGGCCAGCAAGGAGGATAG
- a CDS encoding response regulator has product MAFVARLLVVDDDPRIRHLLDLLLSGAGHQVVLADSAKAALEHLRKETPDLILLDIMMPDMDGLTLLGRIRAVRRLAKVPVIMFTGGGRELEGPSRALGADLFLEKPISGRRLKEAIEGLLSQQGYVLPGGERVASLEEVGVRLSQDLPEEKRFKALWLKTSGRRALLKNLLAKGWTEALLRRILPGEYDLYDLLGHLAFGWPLVPLRERAARVQDPRLASHLEAYVREKRLPLEGDGLLEELAQALYA; this is encoded by the coding sequence ATGGCCTTTGTGGCGCGGCTTCTTGTGGTGGACGATGACCCCCGCATCCGTCACCTCTTGGACCTCCTGCTTTCCGGGGCGGGCCACCAGGTGGTCCTGGCGGATTCCGCCAAGGCGGCCCTGGAACACCTGCGCAAGGAAACCCCGGACCTGATCCTCTTGGACATCATGATGCCGGACATGGACGGCCTCACCCTTCTTGGGCGTATCCGGGCGGTGCGGCGCCTGGCCAAGGTGCCGGTGATCATGTTCACCGGGGGCGGCAGGGAGTTGGAGGGCCCCAGCCGGGCCCTGGGGGCCGATCTTTTCCTGGAAAAACCCATTTCCGGCCGCCGCCTTAAGGAGGCTATAGAGGGCCTTTTGAGCCAGCAGGGGTACGTGCTTCCCGGGGGGGAGCGGGTGGCCAGCCTCGAGGAGGTGGGGGTGCGCCTATCCCAGGATTTGCCCGAGGAAAAGCGGTTTAAGGCCCTCTGGCTCAAGACCTCCGGCCGCCGGGCCCTTCTTAAGAACCTCCTGGCCAAGGGTTGGACCGAGGCCCTTTTGCGGCGCATCCTTCCCGGTGAGTACGATCTTTATGACCTTCTGGGCCACCTGGCCTTCGGCTGGCCCCTGGTGCCCCTGAGGGAACGGGCGGCCCGGGTGCAGGATCCGCGCCTGGCCTCCCACCTGGAGGCCTACGTGAGGGAGAAGCGGTTACCCCTGGAGGGCGATGGCCTTCTGGAAGAGCTGGCCCAGGCCCTGTACGCTTAG